In the genome of Vulpes lagopus strain Blue_001 chromosome 9, ASM1834538v1, whole genome shotgun sequence, the window CTTGAGTCCAAAAATGTGTTGccacctccttcccttccagGGGAAATTCAGATCTAGCCTTAGTCACAATGCCATGAGTAACTTTTCTTATTAAAGCAGCTAACAGAGCATTCCTACCTCAGCCCAGGCCCCCATGTCTGTCTACTTAGTTACGCATTAGCAAAGCAAGCATGCAGAAAGAGGTGAGCACAAGAGGGCAGTTTGCTAATCACAAGGAATCTCCTCTAAGAGTATAGACTCCATAAATGAAATAGACCTTGAACTATACATGAAGATAGGGAGCAAGCCCAGCAAATTCACCAGAAACCCAAAGTACGTGTCAGAGCTCCAGATCCAAACAAGTTCACGTACAAACATTAAGAAGTTGGTCGAACTTTGAGTATCATCACCCTtatgtcaataataataatagtggtaGTAATAATTTGCTATGTTAAGCTTCCCATGTTCTCACTATTGTGTTAAGTAAGCACTTATTTGATCACCTTTACAACCTTTTGATGTTAGTACTGTATCCCAAAGGTTATATAAATGAAGAGGTACTCAAAGAGAgataagtaacttgtccaagaaagcacagctagtaaatggtagaACTGAGAATCCCACCTTGGTCCAATTTCTGTGTCCCTGTGCTTAACCATTAAGCTGTATTGATGGTAAAAATAATCATATCCCTATGGTAACTTCAGTTGGCCATGTTCAATTcaactcttgtttctttctttctttcttttttttttttaagattttatttatttgagagcaagagagagcacaaagcttggggggagagtcagagaagcagactcctggctgagcagggagtcccaatgtgaggctcaatcccagggccctgggatcatgacctgtgttgaaggcagacgcctaaccgactgagccacccaggtgcccctcaactctTATTTCTTGAAAAACTACTATATAAAAGCCATTCTTACAACCTTAAAACATGTAGAAGGATGGACGGACAGAGGTCTCTCCTTTAAAATCATGTAGCCTGTTAGAGATGTAGCCTTAGTCACATTCAGCGATGGTTGAATGTGTATGATGTTTGACAGATTGTGCTAGATTAGCATTAGTGCTGGAGCCAAAAAGAGAGGTCAGGGGGCAGAATAGCTCTCAGGGTAAGGTCACAAATGTGTGCATATGGAAATGACTATCCAGCTACAGATTAAAtggagaggctcagagacatttcCTCTAGAAGCCCCTTTGTAGATCACTTGGAGTCCCTGGCATTGCATGTCTTGGAAGTGTTTGGGGCATGTCTTTCAGCCTTTCACCAAAACTGACAGCTCCCTTCTGTGTAGAATGTGCTTGTCCATGTGTAAGCTTGAGGATTTGTGGGACCCTAAGCAACTGATAAGCTGGTACCAAATCTTAGAGGGGACTTTAACTTCCATCCATTAAAGATCATTAAGGCTGATCCCCAGTAAGTACTGCTTGTACCTGACACCTCTTAAGGGCATTTCAGATTTTTAGCCCATCCCGTACACTAAAACCTGAATGCTAAGAAATTTATAAAGCCTAACCCAGGTGGGTTATTTCGATCAAATGGCATCTCATTGTTTTACAGTTATAGTTATTATGTGTTCACCTTGTGTTACAGATTCCTTCTACAATCAGGTCTATTCATCAGGATAAAATCCTAGCACTTAGACAGCAGACACAATTCTTGTGGGAggcttatttttcttcagttgagAAGATTGTATTAACTACACTAGAGGTAAGTGAGACCACTTGGCTCTTAGTCTTGAATAATGGTCCTTTATACACTTCTATTGGCCTTCTCTTCTGTTATTCGTGTGGTATAATTGGCCAAATGGGACAACACCAAATTTTTTATACCCGGATTTATCAGTTAACCCTATTTTACCTGCTCTGCTGTGCCCAAGCAGATCCCTCCATTCCTAACAAAACCCCACAGAGGAAAACTGACATGAGGAGGAATTACAGTCCTTGATACACAGATCATCTCTGTCTTCCTTCATTTCAGCGATATGTGGTTAATGACTGTCCTCCTGTCCTTCACACTCAGTGGCATCCTCTGAAGATGTGTTTCTGGAACCCATTTAGAAATCAGGCAATGACTGAGTAGGGGAAAATCTTCTACCATTCTAGAAATATGGACAATTTACTGGGTACCAGTGGCTTTGGGGTACAACAAAATCAGTTCTCAAGACGTGCAGCCCAACCAGTATCAGTGTTGCAAGGATGTGTTAAGAAGAAAATCAGGATCAGGATTACTCTATCTGGTGTGGAAAGTGTTAAGCATTATGAAAGCAGAAAATCTTCTAGGCATATGGGTGCCCCttgtatgttgcctttttttttttttttttaaggcaggagggaaaaaggagagggaagcacGGAGATGATTAAAACCTTTGCAAGTAGAACAGATAGTGATAGCCTGAGGCCACACCACAGTAGCACAAAGAGCTAAGATGAGAGTTGGAAAACTGCACACTCATGAATTACGGACTCGCAAGGAGAGCAGAGGTCCTCTGATGAGGCACGGCATTGAGGTGGTTCTGTGTTCTCATAACGCAGCCAGGGGCATTTGCAGCCTCTCTTTGGAGTATTTGCTTTGGAAAAGTATTTACTGCTCCAAAAACTAATGTAATTTGCAGCAAACATTGAGGAGTCTGAGTAAtaccaagaaaactgaaaatcacCCTGTTTTGTCCACAACGCTGTTCTCTTGCCATCCTGGGTATCAGAGCCTGTGCTGGTTGTGCCCTGGACACAGTGGGGGCATTTCCCTACCCCACAGTGAGCTGGGGCTGCTTCTCTGGTCACAGTATCTTCTCAGgagtgtacatttttttcttcagcctGAAACTAGGTGTAAGGGGTTTGTAAGGAGCCAGGCTCACCCCATAAAGGGGACAAGGTCAGAATGGCTTCCTTCTTGCAAGCAAGCTTCTTATTCCTTAAAATTCAttgcatttttctcatctgttcatAGGAGTAGATTTGAATATGTAATAGATATTACTCTTCTATCCTGTCTTCCATCCAAGACCCTTCCTAGGCCCTTCTTAAAGAAAActgaatgtcattttttttccctttgtagaaTGAGTGCTTTCTATGAAAAAAAGTAcatgttcattttagaaaataatggaaaatacttaaagtataaaaatacaatCATCTACCCATACAAAATCACtattgacatatatatatgtatatgtgtgtgtgtgtatatatatatatatacacacacacacacaaacacatatatatttatttttttctaggcaaatttatacatatgtaattttcaATTTAAAGAGGAGTCTTTCAGGGGCATCTAGCTGGCTGgatcagtagagcatgcaactcttaagcTCAGGGTTGTTTTAAGCCCCcccattgggcatggagcctacttacttaaataagtaaataaatgtctttctAAACTTAgtttataatatgtttttctccttttaataatgtattgttaacattttctcatgttcttagATTTGTCtacaattattttaatgactatataATATTCCAGTCATGATATCACTTAATTTCTCTCATTATCCTTACTTTGAAGACATTAccgttgtttttcttttttcattagtaTATATATTATCGAAACAAATAGCTTCAGCACCAAATTGTTATGCAGGTTCAAGATTACTTCCTTAGGATTAATACCTTGAATTCAAAGTCCTCATTCAAAGAATACGATAAATGCTAAGATTTCTAATACATTGTCAATTTTCCTGCCATAGAATGGAACTAATTTATATTCCCTCCAGCATATATGAGAggatttgttttgattatttttggtatttttcactTTCACCAATATTAGACATTATATCTTTCAGAATGATGTCATTATcttcttaatttatatttcttcagtTATTAGtaagaatgaatttttattatttcttagcaactcacaaagaaagaaatagaaatggtaaattgaacaccaataaaaaataaatttatttaaaaaaaaaaagaaaacaggcaaaaaaagaaaaagaaaaagaaatggccacGATGTTGTCCCACTtttcctcataatttttttttattaaacattttatttattatttgagagcaagcaaaagtgagagaacacaagcaaggggaggggcagaggagagggagaagcaggttccccaccgagcagggagcctgatgccaggcccaatccccggaccctgggatcatgactggagccaaaggcaagttcttaaccaactgagccacccaggcacccctctcataaatttttaagagcttattatataaaaatattaacactttGACCCTTTTGTTACAAATATTTCCCCCAACTTGCAGTATCCCTTTTTTGTTTATAATGAGGTGATCTTTTCCTCTATGGCTTTTCCATTTGCTACTGTTCAGAAAGGACCTTTTGATCCATAAtttaatttacacacacacactcctttatatttttctagtacTTTCACAGTTAACTTTTTGCATTAGCTGTTTAATccaatttacttttatatatatatgatctgtGTTGAAagcctgtttttttccttttttaaacagaTTGTTGTGTAGTTTGTCCCAACATACTAAGTTTTCTTGCCTCAGTGTTGTCACACTCCACATTTATGCACCTTTGGGTCTGTTTCTGGCCTTTTGATTCTGCCATAATAGCTGTCTATTCTAAAACACAAAGGccactattttcatttttcctgccttttgCCCTCCTTTGGTGGACCTCCATTTATTTAACTAACATACTATTGTTGACTATTAATGTTGTTTCTAATTGTGTATTTTGTATAGATCTAGGTGCAAATATCTTTATCCAGGCAATGGGACTCTGCATGTATCTTGGGCTGCATCTCTGTATCTTTAGGATGGAGTCCTTACAGTGGGATCACTACTAAGCCAGAGTCTAGGTTCATGATATGCGTTGCCAAATTACTCTGCAAGAAGGTTACATCAGTCTGGACTCTCATAAACCGTCTGGGAGGAGACCTCCTCTAGTGGTAGTCTTGTTAGCCTTAAGGATCATAattaaaacacatacatacacaaccATGCAAATTTGTCAGGTGAATGATGGTATCTCgttaattacatttcttttgagtttGGTTTGTTGCATAGAACTGGTCTCTTGCCTATTCAATTAGCAGTGCTCAGTTATCCTGTAAGAACAGTTGGATGTGTTATATTCATCAGAATAGAATCTCAAGTCAAGCTGTTGTCATCTCTGTGCTGGAAAGGCCTTCTTCCCCTTGGATTTAAGCCATGTAGTTCTTTAGCGACACAGTTGTTTTGAAAACACTATGAACCATATACTTCATTCAAATTTATAGCAACTATCAAATCTCCTTATATAGTTCCAAGATCAGATTGTAACGGTTTGACCCCTCAACCAAATTGCATGAAAGATACCATCCAGTTTCCCTTTTTAATTCAGAACTCAGATTACCCCAGAATTCAGTGTAAATGGAAAAGCAGAGAACATAGCAGAAAATGCCATCCGCCTACACAAATAAAGCCAACGTGTTTATGAGAACAATTTAAGTATCACATATCAAAAATACCTACTTGGCTTAAAACCTAAAAGTCATTCTTTGCTGGAGCTTCTGAGTTATGAGGATAATTCAGCATTACCCTTAGATAATATAGATTTGAGGATCCTTTGCTCTCAGGATGTTCTATATCCAGACTCTAAAACTCTGGGTCTTTCTTGCTTGCTATATACTCTAGGTCATGAGAAGGGGATGACTCGGTCTTTGGAGACTTTGAGCCTTAGTGTTGTAGGTGATGCTTGAAAGCAGGACACCTTTTCTCTGATGCCAGACTCAAGTTGTTATTGTTAGTACATTCCATTGTACTGCTCTCTGTACTTGGGATTTGGCTAGCATTTCCAGTCCGACAGAAGTTTCCTAATTCAGCATCTTGGAATTAAGGAGCTAGTGAATCAGAGCTAAGCTCTTTGGAGCtcactttttgtgtgtgtatgcaaattGAGAAGTAATGATGGGGACAATGATAAAATACTGCAGACAGTGTTCCTTCATAGATTCCATTATTTGTCAGAGTATTACACAGCAATAACCTGACACTCATGATTGAACCATAGGAGCTCAGTGAGAATCAAGGTGAGTGAAAGAAAAGTGCACAAGATTGTAATAATGTATGAAAAGAACTAATGGTAGCTCAGAAGGCACATTTTTAATGGAGTTTTATGAAGTATGTTCCAATTTTTCTCTCCGGTTACCTAACAATGCACATTCAAACCATGGTATTGCTGATGCTGTTGTATAGTGAAATATTAAAATCACTGAGATAATGAAAATAGAATGTTTGGCTCAGAGTGAGGTGGCATATGGTGGCACTGCGTGTGTGAGGTAACCTTGTATTGGTCAAAAGACCAAGTCAGGGCCACACAGAATGGCAGTAACCTGTAACCAATAGTCCATTATTCATAAAACAGATGgcacataaaaaataagaataaggagCCTGTCATTCTTCCCTTTGAATTCCTGTTAATGAGAAATATTATCCTATCAAGGGTGCCGTCCATAGTGAAAAGGCTTTGtactatgtacatatatgtgtcaGTGTATATGTTTGTGATGATTTTCTTTATAGCCGAAGAAGTGTCCAACTTCGAAATGGATGGAGTTCAGTGGTGGAGGACTGCTTCTGTGAACCTGAGAAAGAAGCACCTGCTGCCTATGTCGGCTCTTTCCCAGCACACTAACTCTCAGTGTTAGCACTTATGCTGAAGAGAACCCAAAGCTCTCTTTACTCCTTGGTGAGGAGACCAATCCCAGAAAGACAACATATGTTATCACTGCAAACACAAAGAAACTATACCACAGCCCTTGACtgaaaataatgtagaaaactttatttatgttTCCAGTACAGagcaaaacaacaaataaaactgtaactctatgtaaaaaaaaaaaaaaaaaaaaaaaaaaaagacagtaaccTGGGGTAACCCAGGGATTATTCTCTGCTTTGAACACTTGCTTCTGGccagtttctgtcttttttttttttgcgaacCTAAGGGAAACtttatttactcttcttaaaGTAGTCTAGTTTAAAAACCAGAGGTTAAGTGAGAGGAAAGAACACAAAACCTtccccagacagacagacagatatacagaaaggggggggaggggcttcAGGTCAGATCTTCTCCATCTTGGAAATGAGGTCATCACAGATTCGGgttaattcttcattttccttagtcTTCTGCTCTACTGTCTTCTCCAGTGACTGGATGCGCATCTGCTCCTTCCTCAGGCTGGCCTGGAAGGCCAGGGCCTCCGCTTGGGCCTTGCCGCGCACCTGGGCGATCTCCTCACTGGCCAGCTTGAGCTTCTCTTCTGCGTGGGCCTTCAGGGCCTGGTACCGCTGGCCCTCCTTCTCAATCCTCACTATGTAATCCTCGACACACTTCTTTAGAGATTCTTCATTCGTGTGATACCCCTCGAtcacttccttctgtttctcaaaccgcttgaagaggtcagagaaagacTTTTCCATGGAGCTCAGGTCTGCAGCCAACTGgtctttttcctttagaatctTCTGGATTTCAGCTTTTGCTAGTTCCTTCTGTTTCTGAGCCTCCTCCATTGCCTGATACACGATCCCCTCAAACCCGTCCATTATCTTCCCCATTTCCAGATTCTTTGCATGGAGTGTGTCACACCTGCTCCTCAGCAAGGAGTTCTCTTCTCTCATGGCTTCCACCGCTGCATCCATGTCCTTCTGGGTGTACTGCAGCACATCCACGATGGAGCCCAAGGGCAGCAGCGGGCCTCCAGGCCCGAAGACACAGGGAGGCGGATCCAGCACGGGAGCATCTGGGGCTCCTAGGAAATCCAACTCCACTAGCTTCGCCTCGGGTGGGCTGCCTGAGGGAGGTGTGGCCATGTCCTGTGGGAGGTCCTGTGTCCTGTTGGTCTCCGGTGCCACAGGCACTGGTCTCCGAGGGCTGTCCTTCAGAAGCGGGTCAAACTTGAGGTACAAGGACTGTTTCCTCAGGGCTGACTCCTTGAACAAGGAACTCCCGAACTGTTCCAGGTAGTCCACCTCAGCTCCCGTGCCTAGGACCTCAGTGGGGTCTCGGAAGCACTCCTCCTTGGGGTCTGAGGCTGGCTCCGGGTCCTGTGGAGGACCTCCCAGGCTGCCTGCTGGAGCGGATGCCCCTGCGcgctctgctgctccctcctcacCCGCCGTGTCTGGGGTCCCTGCCGCCGTCTGCACCTCATGTGCGTCCTCTGCCGAGGCCGtaggcacctgctggctcagagGGGAGTACCCTGTGGCCTCGGGACCAGCATGCAGCTTCTTGGCCATAGGTCCAGCTGGCCTGCTCTGGGGGCTTTCTGGGGGCTGGGCCTCTCTTCCACCTTCAAATGGGTTAAAGTCTGGGTCATCCAGCTTGTTCCAGTCCAGGTTGTAAGACCCCCGGAGAAGGGGAATGGGCTCCTCATCCACCTCCTTGGGTGCATTTTCTTCCACAGCAATAGTGAGTTCTAGTACTCCGAAAGGATCCTGGGAGCTGTCCAGTGTAGCGATAGGAACAGCTGTTGGCTGTTCCATCACAGGATAGCAATGGAAATTAGGAGAGGGACAGAACAACGCTTCTCTTTGGTGAAATGAGATCACCTTTGGGTGATCCCAAACTCTTTAACACTTTTGGGAAGGCCAGCTGTTACACACCTTTTAGAAAATGTTTGTCAATGCAAACACTTAAAAGGGTTTATACCCTTTGACAAACTACTCAAGAATCAATTCTAGATGCAGGAaaatttaattcatgagaaaaatgACACTGTTATTAGGCATTTAGGGTAAGTAACCCATGAATACTATTAATTCTATGGAAAGATATCTATAATCTATAATATCTGTGATCTTACAGCAGTGTCAAAATGGGCAGTCCACACCTAGAAAATAAATTCaggaatgagattttttttttttaaggcaaaaaaagtcaagtcttaaatataaaaacttcGGCGGCTATTCCTCACACATTCTGAGAGGTTATTATAATTTATGTGATATTTTACCGTtttattacaaatgagaaaagtgagaCATAAAAGTGGCAAATTGCTTGACCCAGGTTAAATTAAGTATTTGCTGTTGCTCTTGTACCTTTGCTTATATCTTCCCATCAAGATTGATTTGAAGAGAATATGACATGCTCATTGGTATCTCAGAAGAACACTATAGCCTGTTGTATCCTTGAATTCGAAACAAGAACAATGTTGTGATACTGAACCAGAAAGAGTATGACGAGAAGCATGCTGCCGAAAGACCCACAGTGGATAGTGACCCATTTTGTGGCATCCCTTAAATATATGCCATTTGTATATGTGTCAGATTTATGATACTGTCTACTTTCAATTCACTCTGTGTTTTGATACCCAAATTCATTTAAGTGACCACATGCTAGAAAGTACATAAATTTGCAGATCAGAAAAAGAGGATCTAAATGAAAAActgtaaggaaaaaaagacagtagatttggaagatataaataatataaaactagGATAAATGGCATATAAAGTGAAATTGCTAGCCATTTGAAAACCCTTCACAACCATAAGAAGTTTCTCATAATTAATGCCTTGTCAACAACATTTTAACACATCTCTGTTGTACCACAGAAAGTAAATGTTCATATTTTAGCTAGGTTCTTTAACTCTCCACCAAATTGTAAACCTCTACCAACCCATATAAAACTAGCCGTTTTGAtctggaggaaagagaaaaatgcagaaatcATTGAGCTAAAGTGTTTGAGTTTTTCCAAATTACctccttgcttcctttcttctctctcattaagaaatataaacatgatAAGGTTTGCAAAAAAAATGTAGCTCACTTTATTACTTATCTGTCACTATGTGGGATGAGACGATTGTGTTAATAACCTTAACAAGTGATAAAGCTCCATTGAAAATAGTCTTTACTTAAAGTCACATCGCATTAAATGGGGGCCTGGAAAATAATGATTTAGGTCTTAAATCTCTTGAGAGACATGGcaggctctttcttttttttaagtacagaaaaaaattgctGCAAACATGAAATCCTGTACCAAGTTAATTATTTGCCAAATCATATCTTAATGAGTGGATGGAATAATTACAAGAGtttgaaagtcacagagagaaatCTGTAAAGTGGACTAATCACGTTCATCTGACAAATGATTCAGGATGGGAGAATGTTTGACTCTAAATGTGGAATTTAATGATCTGCGAGGTCCCAAAGTCCAAAGGAACTAATGAACTAGTGTGGCTATTAGTCTTCATATGCCATGTTTTTTTGTCCTATTATGTGGGATGTTTTGAGCAATTGTTAACTCACTGCTTTTTgagataaaatgtagaaaaacttcccctaaccagtaccccaaaGTCCTACAATTGACTTTGAAAGGAAAACGAAATATGACAGATAAATCTGCCTCCTCGATTAAAGGAATGGATAAGAACTTCAACAGCTTCTAGAATGTACCCTGCCTTCTGTACCCTCCCAAGGCAGTCTCCCCATGGATGTCTACGTGGACCAAGAACAGATCTTCCTGGCGTCAGTCTAGAACCACAGCTCTGCCATCAAGGAAACTGTTTCATGCACTCAGCTTCGAAATGAGAACATACTTATTATTATAGAAAGACAAGATAGAACTTAGGGTAAAACCAACATTTAATTAGAAAGTTTGATTAGCCAtaattcatctctctctctctcacactctcttcTACTGCTttgtcactctgcctgtgtcccgGACACTTTTATCAGAGAATTTGGAGATAGAGTCACTTCTTTGAGGGTCATCATTCCTCAAACTGGGATTGAACATGCTCCTTTATCAAATCCCATCAAGGTCTCATCCTCACCACaggctgtgtttttattttctagattattCAGGACAGAATATTCAAGCACATATCACGTAACAGTTTAATATGGAACAAACATCCTGGAGGATTGTTCGTACTACCACAGTATTCATCTTATCTGGGAGACTTTCCTTACTACTATGCTAATTTAGGTAAGTGACCTCTTTCCAGGGTGCAGCCCCTTGTTTACCCTCCAGTTCTTGTCCAGATTGAAAGTCCCTTGATTTTTCCATTCTATAGAAGGGTCTTCCGACCAGCCTGCCCGGAGATGGCTTTCTAGAGCCCTATCATAAATGGTGTATCAGGGTCAAGAACGATAAATCCGGCAGAGCACTGGAAAATG includes:
- the LOC121498759 gene encoding transforming acidic coiled-coil-containing protein 3-like; translated protein: MEQPTAVPIATLDSSQDPFGVLELTIAVEENAPKEVDEEPIPLLRGSYNLDWNKLDDPDFNPFEGGREAQPPESPQSRPAGPMAKKLHAGPEATGYSPLSQQVPTASAEDAHEVQTAAGTPDTAGEEGAAERAGASAPAGSLGGPPQDPEPASDPKEECFRDPTEVLGTGAEVDYLEQFGSSLFKESALRKQSLYLKFDPLLKDSPRRPVPVAPETNRTQDLPQDMATPPSGSPPEAKLVELDFLGAPDAPVLDPPPCVFGPGGPLLPLGSIVDVLQYTQKDMDAAVEAMREENSLLRSRCDTLHAKNLEMGKIMDGFEGIVYQAMEEAQKQKELAKAEIQKILKEKDQLAADLSSMEKSFSDLFKRFEKQKEVIEGYHTNEESLKKCVEDYIVRIEKEGQRYQALKAHAEEKLKLASEEIAQVRGKAQAEALAFQASLRKEQMRIQSLEKTVEQKTKENEELTRICDDLISKMEKI